From one Bacteroides fragilis NCTC 9343 genomic stretch:
- a CDS encoding RagB/SusD family nutrient uptake outer membrane protein, whose product MKKITSILLFLSALLYVSCDALDLSPEDYYGSGNFWTKEAQVEGYMNGLHNNLRSSYTMFYVLGEARGGTSRYGTSSLGTSMSYSDPIKNNMLTKDNTGISNWYDLYGRIMQVNHFISEVSNGCSFLSESKKGFYLGQAYGLRALYYFMLYKTYGGVPLITDVKVLEGGKISADALYTERSTPETILKFIKSDLEASELNFGNNVTIDRAMWTKYATLMLKAEVYMWSAKVTTGDHQATGNSDLAIAQTALQPLINQFSLLDNFSEVFSKKANDEIIFAIRFKDGEATNWAGPFIYYGNIFEGQRYGRDGKLMQDTLDLKGTVGQFLHEYKKALWDSYDDEDMRRDATFMDHYGSAQKEGFGIAMKKGIGSVNSNNQRIFDTDIIVYRYADVLLMMAEIENALSGKCANYVNEVRKRAYGKNWHPQFAYTDGSYADNELTILHERDKEFVWEGKRWFDVVRMHDANGKSLAFSVAANYPNNETPDERVPLIKESEAHKLLWPIDVNTLNNDPKLEQTPGYDK is encoded by the coding sequence ATGAAAAAGATAACATCTATTTTATTATTCTTATCAGCGTTGCTGTATGTTTCATGTGACGCTTTAGATCTTTCGCCAGAAGATTATTACGGCAGTGGTAACTTTTGGACTAAAGAAGCTCAAGTAGAAGGATATATGAATGGCTTACACAATAATTTACGAAGTTCCTATACCATGTTTTATGTACTTGGGGAAGCTCGTGGAGGTACATCTCGTTATGGCACATCTTCGTTGGGTACATCTATGTCTTATAGTGATCCTATTAAAAACAATATGTTGACTAAAGACAATACCGGTATTAGTAATTGGTATGATTTATATGGTAGAATTATGCAGGTAAACCATTTTATATCGGAGGTGTCAAACGGATGTTCCTTTTTAAGTGAAAGTAAAAAAGGATTTTACTTGGGACAGGCATACGGTTTGAGAGCATTGTATTATTTTATGTTATATAAAACTTATGGTGGCGTACCTTTGATTACTGATGTCAAAGTGCTTGAAGGAGGAAAGATATCTGCAGATGCCCTTTATACGGAACGTTCTACTCCTGAAACAATACTCAAATTTATTAAAAGTGATCTTGAGGCTTCTGAATTAAATTTTGGAAATAATGTTACTATAGATAGAGCAATGTGGACAAAATATGCAACCTTAATGTTAAAAGCTGAAGTTTACATGTGGTCAGCAAAAGTGACTACAGGCGATCATCAAGCCACAGGAAATAGTGATTTGGCAATTGCTCAGACAGCTCTCCAGCCTTTAATCAACCAATTCTCGTTATTAGATAATTTTTCAGAGGTCTTCTCTAAAAAAGCAAATGATGAAATTATTTTTGCCATTCGTTTTAAAGATGGAGAAGCAACTAATTGGGCCGGTCCTTTTATTTATTATGGTAATATATTCGAAGGGCAACGCTATGGCCGTGATGGCAAATTAATGCAGGATACTTTAGATTTGAAAGGGACAGTAGGGCAATTCCTTCATGAATATAAGAAGGCACTTTGGGATTCATATGATGATGAAGATATGCGACGCGACGCTACTTTCATGGATCATTATGGTAGTGCCCAAAAGGAAGGATTTGGCATTGCTATGAAAAAGGGTATCGGTTCTGTCAATTCTAACAACCAGCGTATATTTGATACAGATATTATTGTATATCGTTATGCCGATGTACTATTGATGATGGCAGAAATAGAAAATGCCCTTTCAGGAAAATGTGCAAATTACGTTAATGAAGTACGTAAGCGGGCTTATGGTAAGAACTGGCATCCACAATTCGCATACACTGATGGAAGTTATGCTGACAATGAGTTAACTATTTTACATGAACGTGATAAAGAATTTGTTTGGGAAGGTAAACGTTGGTTTGATGTAGTACGTATGCACGATGCAAACGGAAAATCATTAGCTTTTTCAGTAGCAGCTAATTATCCCAACAATGAGACTCCTGATGAAAGAGTTCCATTAATTAAAGAAAGTGAAGCCCATAAGTTGTTGTGGCCGATAGACGTCAATACATTAAATAATGACCCAAAATTGGAACAAACACCAGGGTATGATAAGTGA
- a CDS encoding MFS transporter encodes MKNSKIYPWIVVALLWGVALLNYMDRQMLSTMKDAMQVDIVELQSATNFGRLMAVFLWIYGLMSPISGMIADRLNRKWLIVGSLFVWSFVTYLMGIAETFNQVFWLRALMGVSEALYIPAGLSLIADYHTEKSRSLAVGIHMTGLYTGQAIGGFGATVAAAFSWHTTFHWFGIIGIAYALVLVLFLKDKKEHVKTERLKPSSKNGEKAGLFKGLSLLFSNIAFWVILLYFAAPSLPGWATKNWLPTLFAENLDIPMSQAGPMSTITIALSSFIGVILGGTLSDKWVQKNIRGRVYTGAIGLGLTIPSLLLLGFGHSFVAVVGAGLLFGIGYGIFDANNMPILCQFVSSKYRATAYGIMNMTGVFAGAFITDLLGKWTDGGNLGLGFAMLAIIVFIALAVQLYFLRPKTDNME; translated from the coding sequence ATGAAAAACTCAAAAATTTATCCTTGGATAGTGGTTGCCCTCCTTTGGGGGGTAGCCCTACTCAATTATATGGACCGACAAATGCTTAGCACAATGAAAGATGCTATGCAGGTAGATATTGTGGAACTTCAGTCGGCAACCAATTTTGGCCGTTTAATGGCTGTTTTCCTTTGGATTTATGGCCTTATGAGCCCGATTTCCGGTATGATTGCCGATAGATTGAATCGCAAGTGGCTGATTGTCGGCAGTCTTTTTGTCTGGTCTTTTGTAACCTATTTGATGGGTATTGCAGAAACATTTAATCAGGTTTTTTGGCTGCGTGCATTAATGGGAGTGAGCGAAGCTCTTTATATTCCGGCCGGTCTTTCTCTTATTGCCGATTATCATACTGAAAAGTCACGTTCTTTAGCGGTCGGTATCCACATGACTGGTCTTTATACCGGACAAGCTATTGGTGGATTTGGAGCTACTGTTGCCGCTGCTTTCTCATGGCATACCACATTCCATTGGTTTGGTATTATTGGTATTGCCTATGCTTTGGTTTTGGTATTATTTCTGAAAGATAAGAAAGAACACGTTAAAACAGAACGTTTGAAACCTTCATCAAAGAATGGTGAAAAAGCTGGCTTGTTTAAAGGTTTGTCGTTGCTGTTCAGTAACATAGCTTTCTGGGTGATATTACTTTATTTTGCAGCACCTAGTTTGCCGGGTTGGGCTACTAAGAATTGGTTGCCTACTCTGTTCGCTGAAAATCTTGATATTCCAATGTCACAGGCCGGACCTATGTCGACTATCACGATTGCATTATCTTCATTTATTGGCGTGATTCTAGGTGGTACCCTTTCTGACAAATGGGTACAAAAGAACATCCGTGGTCGTGTATATACCGGTGCAATAGGCTTGGGATTGACTATTCCTTCTTTATTGTTATTGGGATTCGGGCATAGTTTTGTTGCTGTTGTGGGAGCCGGATTATTATTCGGTATCGGTTATGGTATTTTTGATGCTAATAATATGCCTATTCTTTGTCAGTTTGTCTCTTCAAAGTACCGTGCGACAGCATATGGTATCATGAATATGACCGGAGTATTTGCAGGAGCGTTTATCACGGATTTGTTGGGTAAGTGGACCGATGGAGGAAATTTGGGTTTAGGTTTTGCCATGTTAGCTATCATTGTATTTATTGCTTTGGCAGTACAACTCTACTTCCTGCGTCCGAAGACAGATAATATGGAATAA
- a CDS encoding YhcH/YjgK/YiaL family protein → MIVSNLQNSQRVERLHPLFKTLFDYVKTHDLFHAELGRIEIDGDNLFINNVNPECVARDKQVLELHRDYIDVHILLEGIETIGWKAIEDLKDEVKPYEANGDCALYSDAPTTFVDLLPGQFMIVYPEDPHAPLIGQGKIRKLIAKVKL, encoded by the coding sequence ATGATTGTATCTAATTTGCAAAACAGTCAACGGGTGGAAAGACTCCACCCACTGTTTAAAACTCTGTTTGATTACGTAAAAACACATGATTTATTTCATGCCGAATTAGGACGAATTGAGATAGATGGTGATAATTTATTTATCAATAACGTGAATCCTGAGTGTGTTGCACGTGACAAGCAAGTTTTGGAACTACATCGCGATTATATTGATGTACATATTTTGTTGGAAGGTATTGAGACTATTGGTTGGAAGGCTATCGAAGATCTGAAAGATGAAGTGAAACCTTATGAGGCGAACGGTGATTGTGCTCTTTACTCTGATGCACCTACCACCTTTGTTGATTTGCTTCCTGGGCAATTCATGATAGTATATCCGGAGGATCCTCATGCTCCTCTTATAGGACAAGGTAAGATTCGTAAATTGATAGCAAAAGTTAAATTGTAG